In a single window of the Gemmatimonadota bacterium genome:
- a CDS encoding gamma-glutamyl-gamma-aminobutyrate hydrolase family protein: MTTQTLHAIEGIPSELPVSWVMNQRYVHAVMASGGVPVLVPLLAEDPATLREIYERLDGVLVPGGVDIDPSYYKSARHDKLGRLDPARDTAEIVMARWAVKDAKPFLGLCRGLQVLNVALGGSLWQDLAEERPDSLKHDYFPNAGYERDHLAHVVEVRADSRLGDAMGGGPVPVNSMHHQGIKQLGYGLVTTAVAPDGLIEAAEVQDGFAVGVQWHPEMFATGDRSVGRLFDAFVDAAGGASRLA; encoded by the coding sequence GTGACAACCCAGACACTGCACGCGATCGAGGGGATCCCCAGCGAGCTCCCGGTGTCGTGGGTCATGAACCAGCGCTATGTCCACGCCGTGATGGCCTCGGGCGGCGTGCCGGTGCTGGTCCCGCTGCTGGCCGAAGACCCTGCGACCCTGCGCGAGATCTACGAGCGGCTCGACGGGGTCCTGGTCCCGGGTGGGGTCGACATCGACCCCTCCTATTACAAGTCGGCTCGACACGACAAGCTCGGCCGGCTCGACCCCGCCCGCGACACCGCCGAAATCGTGATGGCGCGTTGGGCCGTGAAGGACGCCAAGCCCTTCCTCGGCCTCTGCCGCGGACTCCAGGTGCTCAACGTCGCTCTCGGTGGTTCGCTCTGGCAGGATCTCGCCGAGGAACGCCCGGATTCGCTCAAGCACGACTACTTCCCCAACGCCGGCTATGAGCGCGACCACCTCGCCCACGTGGTCGAGGTGCGCGCCGACTCCCGCCTCGGCGACGCAATGGGTGGCGGCCCCGTCCCGGTGAACTCGATGCATCATCAGGGCATCAAGCAGCTCGGCTATGGTCTCGTAACTACCGCCGTTGCGCCCGATGGACTCATCGAAGCCGCCGAAGTCCAGGATGGCTTCGCCGTGGGCGTGCAGTGGCACCCCGAAATGTTCGCCACCGGTGATCGCTCGGTGGGCCGCCTCTTCGATGCGTTTGTCGATGCGGCGGGCGGGGCGAGCAGACTTGCATAG